In Nitrosophilus labii, the following proteins share a genomic window:
- a CDS encoding TniB family NTP-binding protein, with translation MTQKEYLQWLPQKTLQELDKNKEDRVNFIKAPKFIKHPKAIKLFKKLSDLMNEPRKDRIRSMLLVGDSNNGKTAMVKKFYEMNIYRNEDEQLFFEHVMLIQAPNRADLHDLYNKMFQFFVVPYRKDEPISERENKIKHYCEVNEVKMIIIDEIQGALIGSITKQMEFMSGIKNLSNVLKIPIVLVGIPKGVSLVSSDHQLKSRFVPTKIKKWQLDKDYLSLLYAIEKTLPLKKPSKIYENEKLFTEILELSDGLIGDIVTICNLLAIEAIESGKEKIERKMLKEIEYVPAYDREGVIYADEI, from the coding sequence ATGACACAAAAAGAGTATCTTCAATGGCTCCCGCAAAAAACACTCCAGGAACTTGATAAAAATAAAGAAGATAGAGTAAATTTTATAAAAGCTCCAAAATTCATCAAACATCCAAAAGCAATAAAACTTTTCAAAAAACTTTCAGATCTTATGAATGAGCCAAGAAAAGATAGAATCCGCTCTATGCTTTTAGTAGGAGATTCAAATAACGGCAAAACTGCAATGGTTAAGAAATTTTATGAAATGAATATTTATAGAAATGAAGATGAGCAGCTTTTTTTTGAACATGTCATGTTAATACAAGCACCGAATAGAGCAGATTTGCACGATCTATACAACAAGATGTTCCAGTTTTTTGTTGTTCCATACAGAAAAGATGAACCCATTAGCGAAAGAGAAAACAAAATAAAGCATTATTGTGAAGTCAATGAGGTGAAAATGATTATAATCGATGAAATTCAAGGAGCGTTAATAGGAAGCATAACCAAACAGATGGAATTTATGAGCGGAATTAAAAATCTCTCAAATGTTTTAAAAATTCCCATAGTTTTAGTTGGAATACCCAAAGGAGTGAGTTTAGTAAGCTCAGACCATCAGTTAAAAAGCCGTTTTGTCCCGACAAAAATAAAAAAATGGCAGCTTGATAAAGATTATTTGTCTTTGCTTTACGCAATTGAAAAGACTTTACCGCTTAAAAAACCTTCAAAAATTTACGAGAACGAAAAATTGTTTACCGAAATTTTAGAACTCAGTGACGGACTCATAGGCGATATTGTAACAATCTGCAATCTTTTAGCAATAGAGGCGATTGAAAGCGGAAAAGAGAAAATAGAAAGAAAAATGCTCAAAGAAATAGAGTATGTCCCCGCATATGACAGAGAAGGCGTTATCTATGCCGACGAAATCTAA
- a CDS encoding Mu transposase C-terminal domain-containing protein → MIELKIGKTISYKDKKYVIHQILDIDTIVIKEIKTNLFKTIKISELNDNPKSLSLKPIESIEEKYLKIAKERLEIIKPLLESRTKKDVEEIAKKSGKSIKTIYDWIKLYKNSGNNLLALVPNYSQRGGRGKFRISKEQERIAWEIIDSNYLSVQKPSIAHVHELINAKLYEQGLKKISYATVWRMVSQIDERYAFKKREGNKKFANLIEESPNTFEAKYPLEIVQTDHTPLDIQIVDETYRKPIGRPTLTLAIDVYSRMIYGFCLTLEAPGLYSVGKTIYMGLISKENYLKELGIEGEWKIYGIPNTIHVDNAKEFRSKGLETFCSVMGINLEFRPKGRPKSGGHIERAIKTFNIQIHKLKGTTFSNPQERGDYDSEKNAIFTLKELEKYLTEWIVNYYHKKPHKGLNGLTPEEKFQEGLYGDSENPPVALRMLQSEEEKRFAKISLLPFEERTIQKAGVELFGVKYYDESLIPFITPPKSKEKYIFRYDPYDLRKIYFFHPDLKEYIEIPAKKRFLPAISKWELKNARKHYMDARKKDYTEEEFLETVLKLKEMEDEAAKKTKQHRRNKERKQTSKPLLENKKKNTKQAGLKNIKFEDYEIDFD, encoded by the coding sequence ATGATAGAACTTAAAATAGGTAAAACTATATCTTATAAAGATAAAAAGTATGTTATTCATCAGATCCTTGATATTGACACTATTGTGATAAAAGAAATTAAAACAAATTTATTCAAAACCATTAAAATAAGCGAATTAAATGACAATCCAAAATCTTTGTCATTAAAACCTATAGAAAGTATTGAAGAAAAATATCTCAAAATTGCTAAAGAGAGACTTGAAATCATAAAACCTTTATTGGAATCAAGAACTAAAAAGGATGTTGAGGAAATAGCAAAAAAATCAGGCAAAAGCATAAAAACTATTTACGATTGGATAAAACTTTATAAAAACAGTGGAAACAATCTATTAGCTCTGGTTCCGAATTATTCCCAAAGAGGAGGAAGAGGAAAGTTTAGAATTAGTAAAGAACAAGAACGGATAGCTTGGGAAATTATAGATAGCAACTATCTAAGTGTTCAAAAACCATCCATAGCTCACGTTCATGAACTTATTAACGCAAAACTGTATGAACAAGGATTGAAAAAAATCAGTTATGCAACCGTATGGAGAATGGTGTCTCAAATCGACGAAAGATACGCATTCAAAAAGAGAGAAGGCAACAAAAAATTTGCAAATTTAATTGAAGAATCACCTAATACCTTTGAAGCAAAATATCCTCTAGAGATTGTCCAAACAGACCACACACCTTTAGATATTCAAATAGTAGATGAAACCTATAGAAAACCGATAGGACGTCCAACTCTTACACTAGCAATAGATGTTTATAGCAGAATGATTTACGGTTTTTGCCTTACACTTGAAGCTCCAGGGTTGTATTCGGTTGGAAAAACCATTTATATGGGACTAATTTCAAAAGAAAACTATTTAAAAGAGTTGGGAATCGAAGGAGAATGGAAAATTTATGGAATTCCAAATACTATTCATGTAGATAACGCTAAAGAGTTTAGAAGCAAAGGATTGGAAACTTTTTGTTCAGTTATGGGCATAAATCTTGAATTCAGACCAAAAGGACGTCCTAAAAGCGGAGGACATATAGAAAGAGCTATTAAAACTTTTAATATACAAATTCATAAATTGAAAGGTACCACTTTTTCAAATCCTCAAGAAAGAGGAGATTATGATTCTGAAAAAAATGCAATATTTACTCTAAAAGAGCTTGAAAAGTATCTCACCGAATGGATAGTAAATTATTATCATAAAAAACCGCATAAAGGACTTAATGGTTTAACGCCAGAAGAAAAGTTTCAAGAAGGTCTTTATGGTGATTCAGAAAATCCACCAGTTGCTTTAAGAATGCTTCAAAGCGAAGAGGAAAAAAGATTTGCAAAAATATCTCTTTTACCGTTTGAAGAAAGAACCATTCAAAAAGCGGGAGTTGAACTTTTTGGAGTTAAATATTACGATGAGTCTCTTATCCCTTTTATAACTCCACCAAAGAGTAAAGAGAAATATATATTTCGATACGATCCTTATGATTTAAGAAAAATTTATTTCTTCCATCCAGATTTAAAGGAATATATTGAAATCCCAGCAAAAAAGAGATTTTTACCAGCTATCTCAAAATGGGAGCTTAAAAATGCAAGAAAACATTATATGGATGCGAGAAAAAAAGATTATACTGAAGAAGAATTCCTTGAAACAGTTTTGAAGTTAAAAGAGATGGAAGACGAAGCAGCTAAAAAAACGAAACAGCATAGAAGAAATAAAGAGAGAAAACAGACTTCCAAACCGCTTTTGGAAAATAAAAAGAAGAATACAAAACAGGCTGGACTAAAAAATATAAAATTTGAAGATTATGAAATTGATTTTGATTAA
- a CDS encoding TnsA endonuclease N-terminal domain-containing protein: protein MRIREIPIQTRSVAGNFFSYKNKRVVKFESQLEKKCFLFLEFDKSIQSYIEQPLNIGRYVPDVLAKRNNNKNLLIEVKYYDEVEKMDERLERKINTLQEYCDKNNLEFKFFTEKDIEEPYFSNISFIYNYAGITLSEDEKKKIISYIQKYNGVSLNKLAKEGFNMAFIYKMIFDEILDINLFKKLSTDSIVRINYDRT, encoded by the coding sequence ATGAGAATTAGAGAGATACCTATTCAAACTAGATCAGTTGCAGGTAATTTTTTCAGCTACAAAAACAAAAGAGTTGTAAAATTTGAATCTCAATTAGAGAAAAAATGTTTTTTATTTTTAGAGTTTGATAAAAGTATTCAATCATATATAGAACAGCCTTTAAATATTGGAAGATATGTTCCCGATGTATTAGCCAAAAGAAATAACAACAAAAATTTGCTTATAGAAGTTAAATATTACGATGAAGTAGAAAAAATGGACGAAAGACTTGAAAGAAAAATCAATACTCTTCAAGAATATTGCGATAAAAACAATTTAGAATTTAAATTTTTTACTGAGAAAGATATTGAAGAACCTTATTTTTCCAATATATCTTTTATCTATAATTATGCGGGTATAACATTATCTGAAGATGAAAAGAAAAAAATAATTAGTTATATTCAAAAATATAATGGAGTATCTTTAAACAAATTGGCAAAGGAAGGTTTCAATATGGCTTTCATCTACAAGATGATATTTGACGAAATCTTAGATATCAATCTCTTTAAAAAACTCTCAACTGATTCGATAGTAAGGATTAACTATGATAGAACTTAA
- a CDS encoding ATP-binding protein yields the protein MKLYLNNYSGSNRAKIGEVALSHLGILFFDELPHFSKTVLEALREPLEDGKILISRVNSKIEYKTDFLFAAAMNPCPCGNLLSFKKECRCSEAEIQRYKNRLSEPFLDRIDLYVQMSEINPEDSSTISSKEMKKSVLKAFEMQKRRGQKRVNGKMDEKEIENYCIFDEEAKEILDRAVDRFSLSFRSINKIKKVSRTIADMESSEKIEKRHLLEALGFRKR from the coding sequence GTGAAATTATATTTGAATAATTACAGCGGTTCTAATAGAGCAAAAATAGGTGAAGTGGCTTTGTCCCATCTTGGGATACTTTTTTTCGATGAACTTCCTCATTTTTCCAAAACAGTATTAGAAGCGTTGAGAGAACCTTTAGAAGACGGCAAAATTCTAATCTCAAGAGTAAACTCCAAGATTGAGTATAAAACCGATTTTTTATTTGCGGCGGCTATGAATCCTTGTCCTTGCGGCAATCTTTTAAGTTTTAAAAAAGAGTGTAGATGTAGCGAAGCGGAGATTCAAAGATATAAAAATAGACTATCCGAGCCCTTTTTAGATAGAATAGATTTATATGTGCAAATGAGCGAAATTAACCCGGAAGATAGTTCCACTATAAGCAGTAAAGAGATGAAAAAGTCCGTTTTAAAAGCTTTTGAGATGCAAAAAAGAAGAGGTCAAAAAAGAGTAAACGGAAAAATGGATGAAAAAGAGATTGAGAACTACTGCATCTTTGATGAGGAGGCAAAAGAGATTTTAGATAGAGCGGTTGATAGATTTTCGCTCTCTTTTAGAAGTATCAACAAGATTAAAAAAGTCTCTAGAACTATAGCCGATATGGAGTCAAGCGAGAAGATTGAAAAAAGACACCTATTGGAAGCGTTGGGATTTAGAAAAAGATAG
- a CDS encoding YeiH family protein: MAFSKENIRYTLNGILFVALFTIAAIEISNMGFIKKLAISPLIIGIVIGMFYANTLRSHIPKEWVPGIIFSSKQLLRFAIVLYGFRITFQQIIEVGMSGLIVSVIMLSTTFILGWWLGVKIFKLDRETSVLCASGSSVCGAAAVLATEPVLKAEPYKSAVAVGTVVLFGTIAMFIYPALYKAGIFDMDPAAYGIYVGGTVHEVAQVVAAGGAIGGVASDNAVIVKMTRVMMIAPLLIILGLIVSRTVTSDSEQKNQKFKITIPWFAIWFIVMAGINSALADFEAIKPIIKDINEVDTFLLTMAMTALGMETSVQKFKQAGIKPVMLALIMAIWLMVGGYFITKGVISIFGA, encoded by the coding sequence ATGGCGTTTTCAAAAGAAAATATCAGATACACTCTAAACGGGATACTCTTCGTTGCACTTTTTACAATAGCCGCAATAGAGATTTCAAATATGGGTTTTATAAAAAAACTAGCTATAAGTCCCTTAATAATAGGTATCGTTATAGGTATGTTTTACGCCAACACTCTTAGAAGCCATATCCCAAAAGAGTGGGTTCCAGGTATTATTTTTAGCTCTAAACAACTCTTAAGATTTGCAATAGTGCTTTACGGATTTAGGATAACTTTTCAACAGATCATCGAAGTTGGGATGTCAGGTTTGATAGTTTCGGTCATAATGCTTTCAACAACTTTTATTTTAGGATGGTGGCTAGGAGTAAAGATCTTTAAACTTGATAGAGAAACATCCGTTCTTTGTGCCTCAGGTTCTAGCGTATGTGGAGCAGCTGCGGTTTTAGCCACTGAACCGGTTTTAAAAGCAGAACCCTATAAAAGTGCGGTAGCGGTAGGAACAGTTGTACTTTTTGGAACTATAGCAATGTTTATCTATCCCGCTCTATACAAGGCCGGCATATTTGATATGGATCCCGCAGCATACGGCATCTATGTTGGTGGTACCGTTCACGAAGTAGCGCAAGTCGTAGCTGCCGGTGGAGCTATAGGCGGAGTGGCGTCAGATAACGCGGTAATCGTAAAAATGACTAGAGTTATGATGATAGCTCCTCTTTTAATTATTTTAGGTTTAATCGTTTCAAGAACCGTAACTTCAGACTCAGAGCAAAAAAACCAAAAGTTTAAAATAACTATTCCGTGGTTTGCGATATGGTTTATAGTAATGGCTGGCATAAACTCCGCCTTAGCCGATTTTGAAGCTATAAAGCCTATTATAAAAGATATCAACGAAGTGGATACTTTCTTACTTACTATGGCTATGACCGCCTTAGGAATGGAAACTAGCGTACAAAAATTTAAACAAGCTGGTATAAAACCGGTTATGTTGGCTCTGATTATGGCTATCTGGCTTATGGTGGGGGGCTATTTTATAACAAAAGGGGTTATATCAATCTTTGGCGCATAA
- a CDS encoding LysR substrate-binding domain-containing protein — MRITLRQMEIFLQVAKIGHLTQVANEMGLSQSAVSMSIKELECILGCKLFDRIQKKLVLNEKGRAFMHAIEPLVKKLRDIEEEFMSQENKGELTVGASTTIADYIMPHIICEYMEKYPDVKISMKIGNTDEIVKMVEEGSVDLGYIEGEIQNFNVVTSPVGVDELVIVTGDKNLVKKKEYYIDNLLEYKWILREEGSGTRSVFLNKIKNYVTGLNLFLDLRHTEAIKSVLKETSGTISCISKIAVNRNIECGELYQLKIKGFDFTREFFQIHHKDKYKSELFKKFSVFARYRFGEILNK, encoded by the coding sequence ATGAGAATCACTCTAAGACAGATGGAGATCTTTTTACAAGTAGCAAAAATAGGACATCTAACGCAAGTAGCAAATGAGATGGGGCTTAGTCAATCCGCCGTATCAATGTCTATAAAAGAGCTTGAGTGTATTCTTGGATGTAAGCTGTTTGATAGAATCCAGAAAAAACTTGTCTTGAATGAAAAAGGGCGTGCTTTTATGCATGCTATAGAGCCTTTAGTGAAAAAACTTCGAGACATAGAAGAAGAGTTTATGTCTCAAGAAAATAAAGGGGAACTAACAGTAGGAGCAAGTACAACTATAGCAGACTACATAATGCCTCATATTATTTGCGAATATATGGAGAAATATCCGGACGTAAAGATATCAATGAAGATAGGCAATACTGACGAGATAGTAAAAATGGTAGAAGAGGGAAGTGTAGATTTAGGATATATAGAGGGTGAAATACAAAATTTTAACGTAGTTACTTCACCGGTAGGAGTTGATGAACTTGTTATTGTAACCGGCGATAAAAATCTTGTTAAAAAGAAGGAGTATTATATAGATAATCTTTTAGAATACAAATGGATTTTAAGAGAAGAAGGATCTGGTACTCGTTCAGTCTTTTTAAATAAGATTAAAAATTATGTAACTGGTTTAAATCTATTTTTAGATCTACGTCATACAGAGGCGATAAAAAGTGTCTTAAAAGAAACTTCCGGGACTATTAGCTGCATATCTAAAATAGCAGTAAATAGAAATATAGAGTGTGGAGAACTTTATCAACTCAAAATAAAAGGCTTTGACTTTACCAGAGAGTTTTTTCAAATTCATCATAAAGACAAATACAAAAGCGAACTTTTCAAGAAGTTTAGCGTATTTGCCAGATATAGGTTTGGTGAGATTTTGAATAAGTAG
- a CDS encoding NAD(P)H-hydrate dehydratase, with translation MQNLYKSVAFLDKKCYENYSLPEDILMEHAADGINKFIRERFEKGSKILIVAGPGNNGGDGVALARLLYGDFEVSLVMPYGAKTKMCKIQLDRFFAVGGELSSNIKEYDIVIDAVFGSGLSKPLRDDTVLLIERLNLLKAYKIAVDIPSGIDEDGKPLPVAFKADITFTMGALKSALYMDLAKDFVGKVKVVDLGVSRELYEEPSHIKLLDEVDLKPPYREKNSSHKGNYGHLAVIAGEKEGAAILAALSALNFGAGLVTIITNEKINVPYELMYSNSLPKTANAIAVGMGLGQEYSDEDFNSLVMDNNLPLVVDADLFKSEKIKELLKKSKIVLTPHPKEFASMLDILNIAQVSPKEIQQNRLYFVQQFCKKYPEVVLLLKGANPIIAKNEELFINPHGSNALSKGGSGDILTGLIGALLAQGYEPLSAAIQGSLAHAIASKKVEKANYALTPIDLIEAVGCL, from the coding sequence ATGCAAAATCTCTATAAAAGTGTGGCTTTTTTAGATAAAAAGTGTTATGAAAACTACTCTCTTCCAGAAGATATTTTGATGGAGCACGCTGCCGATGGGATTAATAAATTTATTAGAGAGAGGTTTGAAAAAGGCTCTAAAATATTAATAGTAGCCGGTCCAGGAAATAACGGAGGAGACGGAGTTGCACTAGCTAGACTTTTATATGGGGATTTTGAAGTTTCTCTTGTTATGCCTTATGGAGCAAAAACTAAGATGTGCAAAATTCAGCTTGATAGATTTTTTGCGGTGGGAGGCGAGCTTAGCAGTAATATAAAAGAGTATGATATAGTCATTGACGCTGTTTTTGGCTCTGGTCTATCTAAACCTCTTAGAGATGATACCGTTTTGCTTATAGAAAGACTCAATTTATTAAAAGCTTATAAAATAGCGGTAGATATACCTTCTGGAATAGATGAAGATGGAAAACCTTTGCCTGTTGCATTTAAGGCCGATATCACATTTACTATGGGGGCTTTGAAGAGTGCACTTTATATGGATTTGGCAAAAGATTTTGTAGGAAAAGTTAAAGTTGTAGATTTAGGAGTATCTAGAGAGCTTTATGAAGAGCCCTCTCATATCAAACTTTTGGATGAAGTGGATCTAAAGCCACCTTATAGAGAGAAGAACTCTTCTCATAAGGGAAATTACGGGCATCTAGCGGTTATTGCCGGAGAGAAAGAGGGAGCTGCAATACTAGCAGCTTTAAGTGCTTTGAATTTTGGTGCAGGCTTGGTAACTATAATAACCAATGAAAAGATAAATGTCCCTTATGAACTTATGTATTCAAACTCTTTGCCGAAAACTGCAAATGCTATAGCCGTTGGAATGGGTCTTGGTCAAGAATATAGTGATGAGGACTTTAACTCTTTGGTAATGGATAATAATCTCCCTTTGGTTGTAGATGCTGATCTTTTTAAGAGTGAAAAGATAAAAGAGCTTTTAAAAAAGAGTAAAATTGTTTTAACCCCTCACCCTAAAGAGTTTGCATCTATGCTTGATATTTTGAATATCGCACAAGTCTCTCCAAAAGAGATACAGCAAAATAGGCTCTATTTTGTTCAGCAGTTTTGCAAAAAATATCCAGAAGTTGTATTGCTGTTAAAGGGTGCAAATCCGATAATTGCCAAAAATGAGGAGTTATTTATAAATCCACATGGCTCAAACGCATTGAGCAAAGGCGGAAGCGGGGATATATTAACAGGACTTATAGGTGCACTTTTAGCCCAAGGGTATGAGCCATTATCTGCAGCTATTCAGGGTTCTTTAGCTCATGCAATAGCTTCTAAAAAGGTAGAAAAAGCAAATTATGCTTTAACGCCAATTGATTTGATAGAGGCTGTAGGATGTCTTTGA
- the purN gene encoding phosphoribosylglycinamide formyltransferase has translation MSLKKIVVLFSGEGTNLENILKKLHKKEFEGKKIQIVKTITNNPKAKGIEKAKKYGVDVEIIDHKNFSSREEYDEVLVKSIKKVNPHLVVLAGFMRILSPVFTSNIKNAINIHPSLLPLFKGVNAIKKSFESEMKVAGVTVHRVSDELDSGKILDQCCFHRDNESFEEFEKKIHQLEYKLYPEVIKTLLIRE, from the coding sequence ATGTCTTTGAAAAAGATAGTGGTTTTGTTTAGTGGCGAAGGAACTAATCTTGAAAATATACTAAAAAAGCTTCATAAAAAAGAGTTTGAAGGTAAAAAAATCCAAATCGTTAAAACTATAACCAATAATCCCAAGGCAAAAGGTATCGAAAAAGCTAAAAAATATGGAGTTGATGTTGAGATTATTGATCATAAAAACTTCTCTTCAAGAGAGGAGTATGATGAAGTTTTGGTTAAAAGCATCAAAAAGGTTAATCCCCATCTCGTAGTTTTAGCTGGCTTTATGAGGATTTTGTCACCTGTTTTTACATCCAATATAAAAAATGCAATCAATATTCATCCATCTTTATTGCCTCTTTTCAAAGGTGTTAATGCAATAAAAAAAAGTTTTGAGAGTGAGATGAAAGTAGCCGGTGTTACTGTTCATAGAGTAAGTGATGAACTCGATTCGGGCAAGATTTTGGATCAGTGCTGTTTCCATAGAGATAATGAGAGTTTTGAGGAGTTTGAGAAAAAAATCCACCAACTAGAGTATAAACTATATCCTGAAGTGATAAAAACTCTTTT